CTAATTTTAATGGGTTGATTTTTGTCGTCGCTGATATACATAATATAAATACCGTTAAACCATGTAGAAACATCGATTGACGTATTTCCAGTATGATAATTATTATATACAATTCTACCACAAGCATCACTAACAATTACTTGTTTTGAAACAATAGCAGGTAATGACAATATCATATAATTGCTTGCAGGTTGCGGATAAACTGAAACTCGACTTTCCGATTCAAACTGTACATACCTAATCGGGCTTCCTAATGCTTCATGTATACTCTTAGCTACCACTCGATAATATAAGCCTTTAAATTCTAATAAAGGATAGTCTAAATGATGTTTAAATGTATATGTATGCCCTGGTGATAATGCTTGGGGCATTTCTGCAATTGTAATAAAATCGATACCATTGCTTGAATACTGTACTATATATATATAATCGTCCACACTTGGCAAACAATTCCATTTTATATATATATCATCTCTGTTTTTTTCGGCAGTAAGGCTAAGCCACTCAACGGGTAACGCCTCTAAATTACTATTACCACTGTCAGTCGCAGCAAAAAAGGAGAAACTACTGAGACCATTTACTGAAAGAATATTATTGCCAGTGTCCACTGAAGAGCTGCTCAGGAAAGCCCAATTGGTAGTTTGGGTATCTGTTTTTTTAGCTAGTTTCAGTCGGCGTTCACTCGAATATTTAACTGAACCAATTAAAGATGAATCATAATTTAAGCTAATATTGTAGGTATAACCTGCACCACCCGTTGCTAAACAGTGCCAATAACAATTCATATATTTTGCATTGGGTCGTGTGCCACTTTGTGTAGGGTTTGGCGGAGTAGCACCACTATAATACTTCACATTTAAATTTGATGGAACGGTACCGCTAACTCCCCAAGTTATACTACCAATAGTGCGACCCAACCATGAATAAGTAGTGGTGGTGCTATTGGCAGGAGACCCACTTGCCGTGGCATTGGGAGGATCGAGTGTGGTATTAAATTCGTCAGAGCCAATATCGGTTCCGAATCCAAAACTAGTTAGTCGGCTTTCACCTGCAAAATCGGAATTAATACTACCCGAAGCGGAACCTGCGATGCCTTTTCCATTAACTGCCCAGCATTGGGTCCGGTCATTTCTAATATTTAAATTGCCATTGGCTGCATCTGAAAATAAACTGTCGCTAGGAATCGTTGTGCTATTGCTATTCCACGAGCTTTGATCATATCCTGTTGCTGTTTTCCAATTTGAAAAAGTATATGTAGTGCCATTGCGAATGCCCATATTGGTGCCATCACTGATATATAAATTATAGTCCGCTTTATTTGCAGTTCCAGATGCACCAATACCAGTAGCTAAATGATTCCCGCTTCCGCCACTGCGTTTATTATATAATATATTATTATAGCTTTTAGACGTTATAGATGCTCCGCTAATAGATAGCGGTATGGTAGATGCTGAACCACTGCTTTGAGACCCATCAATCGCCAAAGTATTATAGTATATATTTTGTGTTTGGCTGCCCGCCGCGGTTAACCCTATCCCTGTAAGAGCTACATCATTTGTATTGCTTGCATTTTTTAAATATAGTTGGTTATTTTCAACATTGATGGTGGAAGAAGTAGCTGTAGACAATACACCTGCAATGGTAGGCTGACTGCCCGATGTGGCAGTATTGGTAAGTCCGTAAATGCGATTTTTCTTCAGTGAAATAGTTGGATTAGTACTATATAATCCGATGCCTCTCAAATTAGTTTGAACTGCTGAAAGAGTAGTTGAAGAAAGATTATATATGATATTATTATTGATGAGTACTGCCGCTGTTGTCGATGTTGATGCACACACTATTCCATGCAATAAACCATTGGCTGTGCCTGCGGTATTGGTTCCATTAGTACTTATGGAACTAATGGTATTTGTTTGTATAGTATCTGTAGTAGTTCCTGTATTTGAGCTTGCAAAACTAATCCCTTGTGTCTTGCCAGAAGTACCAGTGCCAGAAACCGAAATATTGGAAATAAGATTCGATGAAATACTGGTGGCATAAGCGATACTCACAGCAACATTAATTCCTATCACAGTGGGGTTTGCAGTGCTTCCACCTACTGCTATACTTCCGCTGGTAGCAGCGTGCCCAATCGTATTGCCACTCCCACTCGTATTACCTATCATATGTTTGCCACCCAAAGCATAGATACCATAAAATAAAGGACTCGTGGTGCCAGTCATACTTATATTTTGGATCGTGTTAGAATAAGTATAACAATAGTTATTTGCATCCACCCCACTATTATAATATATACCATAAAAATTTGCTGAAGCACCCGACATGGATAATGCCGAACCTCCACAACTGGCAGCACTTCCGCCAATATAATTACCACTGATTACAAAACTATCTGCATCATCTATTTGTATACCATATATAGGACTTGTAGCTAAAGCAGCGGTATCATATATACTATTTCCTGATATAGTATTTCCTGTGGTTGTTCCCACATAATATATACCCGCTAATGTCCAATTAAATATTTCATTGTTTATCAAATTTACGTAACTAGTACCTCGTTGCAAAAATCCATAGCTTGGGAAATTAGTTGTTCCACCAGTCGGGCTCCTCAATTGATTGGACGCTATATATACACGGTTGGTTCCATTTACATCGGCATATACAATGGCATTATTGCTTTGTGTGGAATTGCATTCTATAATACAATTTCTAAGTGTGTCAGAAATTGCACCATTGCTATACATTATAGTAGCATGACCAGAGGCAGCCGTAGAATGGGTATTCCTAAATTTAAGTTTTTTGGATCCACCATCTATAATAACCCTATCTGCACCATTGATCCGAATCATTTTATTACTCAAATTTGCACTGTTTGAAATGGTTCTTAAAGTGCCATCACTTTGTATCGTAATTTTATATATATTTCCCCCATCATCCAAAAATTCATTAAGTCCATTTGTTCCATCTTCTGCCAAATCGCTGATGATAGTAGCAGTTACCTGACCCGTTACTGCATTGTTATTTACAAAATTGAAAAAGCCTGCTGCACCTGTCAGCGTAGTATAAGTTTGGCCCGTTCCTATATTATAATTGCCACTTATTCCATTTACAATTTTATAAGCAGTATATAATGTTGGAGCAGAAGTTTGAGTTGACGGATTACTATGACTAGCTCCATAAAAAGAGCTATACCAAATATTCCCAGTAATGCTATCCATAGCTACTATATAATAGGCAAACGAATCTCCCACCGCAGGTGTAATACTATTTGCAGCATAATCAATCGTGAAATTATATACTGCATTATTTGCATTGCCACTCACAGAAGTTCCTACTTTGCTAAACCACGAACTGGTTGAAGGGTATGACCTCCTCCACCATATTCTTGGAGCATCACCGCTTGGGTTCTTTACAATTCCGTTGCCTTGATCTGTTATATTAACTGTAACTATTCTGTTACTTGTAAGACTGGTTGAAGCTAAAGAAGTGAATGAAAAAGTAGGGGTAAATATATCATCGCCTGTATCAAAAGTAAACGTGCCCGCATCTGCTCCAATATCTGTTGGTGTTTTTGAACTTAATGTATCTCCTTCGTAATCGGTGGTAGAAATGCCAACTGCAATGCCCATCCCTTCGCAGGGTGTCGTGCTTTGAATATGAAGATCTACACAACAAGAACCATTGTCAGCCGATACTATATTTGGGTTTCCTACTCCGCTGTGCAAATCATTAATAATAGGCATTGAATTATTATACATCGCTTCTCTAAAAGCTTTTATACTTGTATATGCAGTGGCTGAGGCCATAAACAACCTACCACCAATGCCGATGCTGCTACTATAGTATACATTATAATCGCTTGTTAAACCAGTAGGATTGGCACTACTGATTCTATATACTGTATGGGTTCCACTTCCGCCTGAACCATTTTTTCTATTGTTAACAAATATATTGTTTTTTATTACACGGGTATTCACCGTAACACTACTATAAAAAGTATAAGTGGCTGCACTACCCGACGTACTTCCACCTCCACCCATCCACAAGGTATTATGATAAAAATTATTAGTTCCGCCGCCCTCATTCACACCATATAATACACAATTCAAATCATTATCTAAGCCTGATGGCACGATTCCCATTTGCACAGCATTATAATAATAGTTGGTAGTACCTCCTGCTATATTAATACCCATAACTGTTGCACTTGCACTCGTTGATACAATAGAAAATGAATATATATTGTTTTTAGCAACTGCACATCCTGTGGCAGAACCGAAATTACAATGTAATCCCAACACATTAATTGCCTGCGAGGGTGCACTACCATATATATCATGAATACTATTGCCAGAAATAGTATCGTTATTTCCTGTGCTCGTTGCCGATATCACTATAAGTGACGAAGATGAACCCGAGCCCACAGCACGTGACGACGAATAAAAATTTTCTACGTTGTTTCCGCTAATTGTATATGACCCCGT
The Bacteroidota bacterium genome window above contains:
- a CDS encoding T9SS type A sorting domain-containing protein — its product is MKKIFNSFWITILFIQLANTGTAQVSVSGSTSCNTTYSTLKGACDCLNSNSQSGNNITVSLTGNTSEAATVSITGASGMWNSLTMKPSGGAARSITASSLNAPLIQINGGDKVKIDGLNSGSNSLTLDNPSTNSAATSITFSNDATYDTVRNCTIKGSCTSTTGIGTITFDQASGSSGNDYCYIGSCLIGPSGSNLPVNPITAVSNTTSSDYITIANCEIYNYFSAASDHAGIYIYTNGATSNWTISGNSFYQTASRTFTGSSNEVSAVRINGNSNGNGYVLSGNYFGGTSASCGGTAMTYTGTGVMRAFRLSVASATATSIQNNLFRNISFTSSSASTTQSVMSLVAGAFDVGSTTGNTIGESYTTNSVSISLSNTAGVFSVIAFSTGTTLGNSIITNNNITGISLTSSTGILKGIWLQGSTGVMTVSRNTIGGSFLSNAINSASNNTAYMIHATNSASGQHTISGNYIYGITATNTGTSNIVSGILTSGTGSYTISGNNVENFYSSSRAVGSGSSSSLIVISATSTGNNDTISGNSIHDIYGSAPSQAINVLGLHCNFGSATGCAVAKNNIYSFSIVSTSASATVMGINIAGGTTNYYYNAVQMGIVPSGLDNDLNCVLYGVNEGGGTNNFYHNTLWMGGGGSTSGSAATYTFYSSVTVNTRVIKNNIFVNNRKNGSGGSGTHTVYRISSANPTGLTSDYNVYYSSSIGIGGRLFMASATAYTSIKAFREAMYNNSMPIINDLHSGVGNPNIVSADNGSCCVDLHIQSTTPCEGMGIAVGISTTDYEGDTLSSKTPTDIGADAGTFTFDTGDDIFTPTFSFTSLASTSLTSNRIVTVNITDQGNGIVKNPSGDAPRIWWRRSYPSTSSWFSKVGTSVSGNANNAVYNFTIDYAANSITPAVGDSFAYYIVAMDSITGNIWYSSFYGASHSNPSTQTSAPTLYTAYKIVNGISGNYNIGTGQTYTTLTGAAGFFNFVNNNAVTGQVTATIISDLAEDGTNGLNEFLDDGGNIYKITIQSDGTLRTISNSANLSNKMIRINGADRVIIDGGSKKLKFRNTHSTAASGHATIMYSNGAISDTLRNCIIECNSTQSNNAIVYADVNGTNRVYIASNQLRSPTGGTTNFPSYGFLQRGTSYVNLINNEIFNWTLAGIYYVGTTTGNTISGNSIYDTAALATSPIYGIQIDDADSFVISGNYIGGSAASCGGSALSMSGASANFYGIYYNSGVDANNYCYTYSNTIQNISMTGTTSPLFYGIYALGGKHMIGNTSGSGNTIGHAATSGSIAVGGSTANPTVIGINVAVSIAYATSISSNLISNISVSGTGTSGKTQGISFASSNTGTTTDTIQTNTISSISTNGTNTAGTANGLLHGIVCASTSTTAAVLINNNIIYNLSSTTLSAVQTNLRGIGLYSTNPTISLKKNRIYGLTNTATSGSQPTIAGVLSTATSSTINVENNQLYLKNASNTNDVALTGIGLTAAGSQTQNIYYNTLAIDGSQSSGSASTIPLSISGASITSKSYNNILYNKRSGGSGNHLATGIGASGTANKADYNLYISDGTNMGIRNGTTYTFSNWKTATGYDQSSWNSNSTTIPSDSLFSDAANGNLNIRNDRTQCWAVNGKGIAGSASGSINSDFAGESRLTSFGFGTDIGSDEFNTTLDPPNATASGSPANSTTTTYSWLGRTIGSITWGVSGTVPSNLNVKYYSGATPPNPTQSGTRPNAKYMNCYWHCLATGGAGYTYNISLNYDSSLIGSVKYSSERRLKLAKKTDTQTTNWAFLSSSSVDTGNNILSVNGLSSFSFFAATDSGNSNLEALPVEWLSLTAEKNRDDIYIKWNCLPSVDDYIYIVQYSSNGIDFITIAEMPQALSPGHTYTFKHHLDYPLLEFKGLYYRVVAKSIHEALGSPIRYVQFESESRVSVYPQPASNYMILSLPAIVSKQVIVSDACGRIVYNNYHTGNTSIDVSTWFNGIYIMYISDDKNQPIKISINK